A region of the Cucurbita pepo subsp. pepo cultivar mu-cu-16 chromosome LG14, ASM280686v2, whole genome shotgun sequence genome:
AATGCAATATTTTGAACATCCATGGGCAACTTTGTGTAGATTTGAAGAAAAGGTCTTAGGTGCAGAATATATTGTTCAGTTGGTGCATGGGAAATCATACTATTATACCGGGAATATGGTTCTACCATCTTTACAGCTTTGGTAGCGGTTTCTATTGTTAGGAACCACAGacctccataatggtatgatattgtccactttgagcataagctctcgtggctttgcttttggtctccccaaaaggcttcataccaatggagatgtattccttacttataaacccatgatcaaccctttaattagtcgatgtgggactccccacCAACAATCCGCAACATCTATCATTAagaacttttttcttttttattctacAGAATGTACGACTACGGAGTCTTCAGAAGACGTTGAGAAACAAGATCTTGAAGATGGATCAGATGTTgatgaaaatttcttttatgaCACAAATGAATCTTTTTCAGAACTCACTCTTAGCTGTGGGTCAGTAGAAGGGGGTTCTGATTCCTTAGATAAAGTTGAGGAACTTCGAAGTCGACAGGACGATGTAGAGAAGATGCACCACAAACAGAGCATTGAAAATTCTGTTCATGTTAATGttgagagaaggaaaaacctTCCAGATCCGGTGGAGAAAGAGAAACGAGTCAGTCTTTGGTCTATGATAAAAGACAATGTTGGAAAGGATCTTACACGAGTTTGTCTCCCAGTTTATTTCAATGAGCCCATATCATCCCTTCAGAAATGTTGCGAAGACCTTGAATATTCTCATCTTTTAGACCAAGCATATGAATATGGAAGACAGGTGAGAAGTTATGCATCTATACATTGTTTCTAtcttttaaaacgtatctctatttcttttgttattgttCATCTGCCTAATCTCGAAATTTCTTACCAGGGGAACAATTTCCTCAGGGTCCTCAAGGTTGCTGCATTTGCCGTTTCTGGTTACGCTTCCTCTGAAGGACGCCATTGTAAACCATTCAACCCTTTGCTTGGCGAAACGTATGAAGCTGACTTTCCCGACAAAGGAATTCGCTTCTTCTCCGAGAAGGTCTCTAATGACCATGActattactttctttttcgttttagCCTCTACAAATTAACTCAAGCATAACTCAAGTTATTTTAATGATGTTTTAACTTCAGGTCAGTCATCACCCGACCGTCATTGCGTGCCATTGTGAAGGTAGAGGATGGAGATTCTGGGGTGACAGCAACCTCCGATCGAAATTTTGGGGTCGTTCAATTCAGCTCGACCCTGTTGGAGTTCTTAACCTTGAATTTGATGATGGAGAATTATTTCAATGGAGCAAGGTGAGAATAGATACTGGTTTTATACTGATGAAAACAGAGATAAAAAGTGCTTTCTGTTTCTGGATTCATTTTAACATATACTTGATTAACATCTAAAGTCTATTTATGATTTTCAGGTCacaacaaatatttataatctcATTCTTGGAAAAGTATATTGTGATCATCATGGTACAATGCAAATACGAGGCAATAGAGAATATTCTTGCACACTTAAGTTCAAGGAGCCTTCAATTCTAGATCGAAATCCTCATCAGGTTAGTGATATTGCTGCAAAATGTCCACCAGTAGTGAAGTAAATTGTAGTGTTAACTAGTTATTGATCCTAAACGTGTTTGTAAAATGTTGGTCAAGTTGAGCtgtttcaatgtttttttttcctggcTAATCACTAGGTTAATGGATTTGTTGAAGACGCTAATGGTCGAAAGGTTGCGACATTATTTGGCAAGTGGGATGAAGGTATGTATTACGTGGAAGGTGAGAGCGGTGTTAACCCGAAATGCAATACGCCTTCAAGTGACGAATCGATGCTGTGGAAAAGCAAAAAACCTCCTCCTAATCACACTCGTTACAATTTAACTTCATTTGCTATCACTCTTAATGAACTGACACTGGAACTGAAGGTACATGTGATGTATCAACTCTGTATTTCCTTTCACTTGTCCTCTTTAATCTTATCTGATCCTTGGCGTTTTATCATGGATTAAGGAAAGGCTTCCACCCACGGATTCAAGACTTAGACCAGACCAGCGGCATTTGGAAAATGGAGAATACGAAAAGGCAAATGCTGAGAAACAACGCTTGGAGAGACGACAGCGAATCGTAAGTCCAAGAAGCTACAATTAGTTGTAGGCTTTGCAATTATTGAAATACATGTCGGATGCTTTTGCATTTATGCAGAAATGGtaagatttgaaaatatatactCATATCCATTGCAGTTAAACCTATGCTGGCCCATTTGATAGGGCTATATGTGAGTAGGTTGACAGTAGAGTTTAATCTTGTTGTCCATGGTATAGTTATTACTGCAATGTAAAACAAGTCCAAAGGATCTGTAACgccccaagcccaccgcaagtagatattgtcctctgtggacttttcctttcagactttctctcaaggtttttaaaacacatctgctagggagaggttttcacacactttataaacaatgcttcgtccccaaccgatgtgggatctcacaatccaccactcTTCACGGCCCAGTgtcttcgctgacactcgttcccttctccaatcgatgtgggactccccaatccaccccctttaggacCCAGTGTTCTTGTTGACACACTATCTCGTGTCCAGCCTCCCTTTGGCCCAGCATCCtagctggcacaccgtctcatgtccacccccttatagggcccaacatccttgctggcacaccttGTGTCCACCCACTTTCCGGGTTCAGCCcccctcgctggcacatcacctgggtaccatttgtaatgcctcaagcccaccactagcaaatattgtcttctttgggttttccctttcggacttatcgacaaagtttttaaaacacctctgttaggaagaggtttccacacccttataaaaaatgtttcgttctcctccccaaccgatgtgagatctcataggAAGCAAAAGATTAATATCTATTTTACCAATTTGAATCTAGAAAATGAGATTTAGCATTCAGATAGATTTATATGCCTCTACAGAAGACTAGCACCCCATCCCTTCTGAATATAGACCATAAGCTGGtatgatttattttctatcAGGGCAGGCGATTTTCAGTTGaaccatatattttattgcGCTTAATAcattcatatttctttttcccttcccaaatttcttccatcactcatttttttctcccacTACACAGTCTAGGAAGTTGCAAGACAGTGGTTGGAAACCCAGATGGTTCTATAAAGAAGGTGAAGATGGGCCATACCGATACACGGGTGGCTACTGGGAAGCACGAAAGGAAGGAAAATGGGATGGTTGCCCAGATGTATTTAGCGAGTTGAACGAGAGCATGGTCGGCGAATCGGGATCAAGATTTTAGTCAGGTGAGTCATTGGTTTCCTTTGCATATCTGCAGAATTTTTGCCACTCCAAAGAAATGCCAGTCTAAGTTTGTTTGTGCATATTGCTCCTTAAAACTTCTGCAATTGCCATCATCTTTGAAGTTGCTTTATTCATGACAAAACTATTCCAAGATCTGATATCATAATTAGGAAGAGATATAGTTTGATAAGCTGTATAATCCTACCTTCTTTTGTATGTTCTTCATGTTTGCCCCAAATAATGCAGGGAGTAGCTCGAAAACGTTGTTGAATCATCGACAAACACGCACGAGTAGCCTGGCCTTCTTCTACTTAATTCTTTTCACTATACTTCTTCTCAAAGGTTAATAAGAACTGATGATTCTTTGTGGCCTTAGGTAAGGAATTCTTCCTTCAGCCATACTCTTTAGATTAAAATCTTATGCACCATTTTCATGGTcatccctctctctctataagCTTCTTTTTGAGCGattgtttagttttttttatggtaTTTAGATGAGATGGGGAACAAAGTATGTTCTTTTTTCCCTCAATCCATTATGTAAGCTCTTCTGTTCAGCTGAATATACACAtattccatatatatatatatacaccaAGTATAATTCTTTGCTGCTGCAATGAACAAAACTTCTCTGGCTTTGTGATGAGCCGTGAGTGTAAATAAAGATATAACTTTTATGATGTAATAAACTTAATTTGTAACGACCCCTAGCCTATCCTTAGTAGATattcctctttgggtttttcctttcaggcttcccctcaaggtttttaaaatgcgatttttatttttataaataatgttttgtttttctcttcaacTGACGTGGAAtcacacaatccacctctctacGGAGCCTAAcattctcgttggcacattaCTCGTTGTTCACCCCTTTAGGGTttagtgtccttgctggcacaccgctcggtgtttGACTTTGATTATATCTAGAATGACTCTAGCctatcgctagcaaatatttcttttgaatttttcttttcgggctttccctcaaggtttttaaaatttagtaagaggtttccacacccttataaagaatgtttcgttctcctctccaactaatgtgagatcgtCATTTGCTAGTTCATCAATTGACCTATCTAAGAAAtctcattaaatattaaaaatatttttttatctttgagattgaaaaatagacaaaaattggaccattttccttttatggaagaaaatcatattatataatacttgtattaaaattaggataataattatatttatgactAAAACCAACCATTTTTTTCATGGTAAAAGAAACATATAGGCTAATTAGTCtcatatttcattaataaaagaataagaatagaTTAGTAAAAGAATCATATTGACTAATTAACATTTCCATACCAATTATTGGGCTACATTGTAtttagaagaaaacaaaacaaaacaaagtaaTGGGCTAAACCCGAGCATTAATCGAGGTAAGTCGTtggatttcctatttaaattttttcgtGTAGGACCTAATAAAACATGATAGTGATTAGCTCGAGTTTGTTTAACTGAAGTATACCACGTGAACCTATGACAGGTTGTTTGGTTATGTAATTTATGAAACCTTGGCTATGATTCATGTTGTTTATGGGCTACTTACTATGTGGGGATGATTAGAAGTTACACGAGTGGTAGAGACACATGGATCACTGTTATATAATGTAGAGACTATTAAAGGGTCGccaattaactttttattatgaCTTTTTTGATAGACAGGACTCACACATagtattttattgaattatatcaTATATGTCGTGCTCTAGATAGGATTGATGCATTAGGTTATTGTGTGGATAATCTTTAGATGATTTTCAACTATCCAATAATAGTGAACTTATTTCAAGGGACATAGGTCTGCATAATATCGAGATAAGTTGGAAGGACAGGGGTTGCTCACACGTGATTCGGACTAATTACTTGAGTGATGCTAACTAAAACTCTAGAGGTAAACTCTCTCGTAGGATAGTGTCTATATATGTCTTAGAGTTGGGCTATTTAAGAGGCTAAGCCTCACTTGAATCGGTAGCAAAGAACATGGCTAGATTATTTAACTCTAGCATACACCAATAGTTGAAATACGTCCGGATGAGCTAAATGATATCATTGAGTTTAGTCATGTAATACCAATAATTGAGATAAGATCAAAGAGGCTAAATGATGTGTTACTAATCATGTAGTGGGTCACGAAAAACCAATAATTGATATAAGCCTAGGAGCTACCTAATGGGAAACAAATTATTTGCCGGGCCACATGATATCCATGATTAAAATGAGCTAGAAAATAAGTAACTAGTGATATAAGTTTTTCTTAGTATTGTTACGTTCATAGGAGCTAATCGAGCACTAACCCTAATATAATTACAGTCAATGACATCAGGCTAAGAGCAACGTATTATACCCTCCAAAGAGCAATTCTtctcaaaatctaaaaaggtACCGAGTCGTGGAGCATCCAGCTACAAAAAAGGTCAGTTGTCTCTTTGCTCTTCTTAAACATGCTGGTTTTAAGAACGAGTGATTACCCTTCTCGAATCTTTCCTAGTCAAGCCCTTTAATCATTTGAATTAACCCGagaactttttttaattgagaaaAAGTGTATaagacaaaataattattgccTTTATATGTGGATTCATGTTCATTCGACcaaaatactaatttattttattaaaataagtaaacaAAACTAGTTGTATTTCACCATTCAAAACAAATTAGTCAAGCTATCAAAACAATGAATGGTAGGTCCATCAATCATCGACCATAATCAACggcttaaaaaaagaaacccacATGATTTTGTCATCGAAAAATCGTTTAtctcgaaaaaaaaatctaacccagATCTAAAATTCacaataattaaagaaaaaaacacaattcaATCATTGTATACTAATTATTTCTTGTATTCATTCATAATAATCATTGATGGATCGACAATTACATTCAAACCACTCGGGAAAAGTTcaatttcccctttttctttctctattcCTTTTCATATTGTATGGAAAGATATTACAAACTTTATATGCCAAAAGGGCAAAAGAGAGGTATGATATTGGGCCATGATGAGTACTCTTTATGCATGGCAAGGCATGTCTGATTCCTCTAACTCAATACCCACTTCAGCCAGCCTTTGATCCTTGTACACATACCATTTAGCACAAACCAAATAAACCCCAAAATTCAAACCACTCAAAATAGCCAAAAGCCAATAGAAATTGTAAAGCTTCCCTTGGTTGAGATTATCAGCCAACCATGGCTTCCCTCCTGTGATTTTGTGCACAATTGTCACCAAAAATGAGCTAAAAAAGCACCCTAATGATAGTGTGCTTAGAAATAGCCCTGTGCTCATTGTCTTCATCCCTTTAGGACACTCCCTTAAGAAGAAATCAAGTTGCCCCATATACGTAAACGCCTCACCCGACCCTACGAAAAAGAACTGTGGCACCAACCAAAACACGCTTAACGGAACCACGGCGGTCTTATTATTGATTAGATCGTGTGAACTCGCAACTTTGAGTCGCTTTAGCTCGGTGAGAGCTGCAGCTACCATGGCGAGAATCGATAAAACTAAACCTGTACCGACTCGTTGTAATGGGGTGAGACC
Encoded here:
- the LOC111810748 gene encoding oxysterol-binding protein-related protein 2A-like; translation: MRVKEMHPLCCISLENFSGGIGDQSPEEASSLSRSRSLPVSLPAFSNNNSLQVSGSVTRVAGVLYKWTNYGKGWRSRWFVLRDGVLSYSKIGLLSPDDDVRLIGQISTNRLPRGKRQKTGGIVHLKVSRFRESKSDERRFYIFTATKTLHLRTESKSDRVTWIQALASSRNLFPLKIVNDNLPFVPNDLSLSAQKLKKRLLEEGISDAVVKDCEQIILSEFSEMQGQLKVLLEERSCLIDTLRELEAANIEIEANGIHNGEYQLMKHDFSTECSGKYSECTTTESSEDVEKQDLEDGSDVDENFFYDTNESFSELTLSCGSVEGGSDSLDKVEELRSRQDDVEKMHHKQSIENSVHVNVERRKNLPDPVEKEKRVSLWSMIKDNVGKDLTRVCLPVYFNEPISSLQKCCEDLEYSHLLDQAYEYGRQGNNFLRVLKVAAFAVSGYASSEGRHCKPFNPLLGETYEADFPDKGIRFFSEKVSHHPTVIACHCEGRGWRFWGDSNLRSKFWGRSIQLDPVGVLNLEFDDGELFQWSKVTTNIYNLILGKVYCDHHGTMQIRGNREYSCTLKFKEPSILDRNPHQVNGFVEDANGRKVATLFGKWDEGMYYVEGESGVNPKCNTPSSDESMLWKSKKPPPNHTRYNLTSFAITLNELTLELKERLPPTDSRLRPDQRHLENGEYEKANAEKQRLERRQRISRKLQDSGWKPRWFYKEGEDGPYRYTGGYWEARKEGKWDGCPDVFSELNESMVGESGSRF